A genomic window from Synergistaceae bacterium includes:
- a CDS encoding lytic transglycosylase domain-containing protein: MGPNMTNISRVLTRIDEINRQLMPDMYQQTQPLKSRFVDVLNDVERAKRVAKRTSNISGKTNYDELKDIITECAEKYNVDQELIRAMIQVESGWTTDAVSNKGAQGLMQLMPRTAAMLGVDDPFDPAQNIDGGTRYISDLTDKYRGDIEKALAAYNAGPARVDSGNIPEVSKRYVRNIMSIYRRLREVG; the protein is encoded by the coding sequence ATGGGGCCTAACATGACGAACATATCAAGAGTATTGACACGCATAGACGAAATTAACAGGCAGCTTATGCCGGACATGTACCAGCAGACTCAGCCACTCAAAAGCAGGTTTGTTGACGTTCTGAATGACGTTGAGCGGGCAAAGAGAGTCGCAAAACGTACAAGCAACATTTCCGGCAAAACGAATTATGACGAACTCAAAGACATAATCACCGAATGCGCCGAGAAATATAACGTTGACCAAGAATTAATACGCGCAATGATTCAGGTTGAGTCAGGGTGGACGACTGACGCTGTGTCGAACAAGGGCGCACAGGGACTAATGCAGCTCATGCCTCGCACAGCCGCAATGCTGGGAGTTGATGACCCTTTTGACCCCGCGCAGAATATTGACGGCGGGACAAGATATATTTCTGACTTGACGGACAAATACCGGGGCGACATCGAGAAAGCATTAGCCGCCTACAACGCAGGGCCGGCCAGAGTCGACAGCGGGAATATCCCGGAAGTGTCAAAACGCTACGTGCGTAATATCATGTCAATATACCGCAGATTAAGGGAGGTCGGCTAA
- the fliJ gene encoding flagellar export protein FliJ, translating into MHERIARFNRILKIREDSRRNEQAILAAERSEEREAIAHITQLEGEKKQAISDFSRAGTQAVSATDLWFQRQFIDAINTDIARGQTSLAEVRTRIADTEARLVERHKDVRIMETYIDHLKEADMQEQLGIEQNELDDVTTMQYSRKGDN; encoded by the coding sequence ATGCACGAGAGAATAGCCCGGTTCAACCGCATACTCAAAATCCGCGAGGACAGCCGCCGTAATGAGCAGGCAATTTTAGCCGCCGAAAGAAGCGAGGAGCGCGAAGCCATAGCCCATATCACACAGCTTGAGGGCGAAAAGAAGCAGGCAATCTCCGACTTCAGCCGGGCCGGGACTCAGGCCGTCTCAGCCACAGATTTATGGTTTCAGCGGCAGTTCATAGACGCAATAAACACTGACATTGCCCGCGGTCAAACCTCACTCGCCGAAGTCAGGACTCGAATCGCCGATACTGAAGCCAGACTCGTTGAGCGTCATAAAGATGTCAGGATAATGGAGACATACATAGATCACCTCAAAGAAGCCGACATGCAGGAACAGCTTGGCATTGAGCAGAATGAGCTTGATGACGTTACAACAATGCAGTATTCACGGAAAGGGGACAATTGA
- a CDS encoding flagellar hook assembly protein FlgD — MPVTDVNSYTNLANINTTQATTSTQSTSAVTTATNDTLGKDAFLKLLIAELSNQDPLNPMEDREFISQMATFSSLEQMQNMNKTLTTISDANKFSAVQYIGKAVAFTSGEGEEATQKVAVVNHVWFDPKEGTILDTTEGEVPLEKVEGVSVIS, encoded by the coding sequence ATGCCAGTAACAGACGTAAACAGCTACACTAACCTAGCAAACATAAACACAACGCAGGCAACAACAAGCACGCAAAGCACATCAGCCGTAACAACAGCCACAAATGACACTCTCGGAAAAGACGCTTTCCTCAAGCTGTTAATCGCCGAATTGTCGAATCAGGATCCCTTGAATCCTATGGAGGACAGGGAATTTATCTCGCAGATGGCTACATTCTCAAGCCTTGAGCAGATGCAGAACATGAACAAGACGCTCACCACAATATCGGACGCAAACAAATTCAGCGCGGTTCAGTACATCGGGAAGGCAGTAGCTTTCACTTCAGGCGAAGGGGAAGAGGCAACTCAGAAAGTAGCAGTCGTGAATCATGTCTGGTTTGACCCGAAAGAAGGCACAATACTTGACACGACAGAAGGCGAAGTGCCGCTTGAGAAAGTTGAAGGCGTTTCGGTAATAAGCTAG
- a CDS encoding type II toxin-antitoxin system RelE/ParE family toxin, with protein MAEYRLIVTVPALEDVNGIRAYIAGKLDNPSAAQKFSDKVFSSASSLALLPKRYRVRRKDRKGREIRYMPSDNFIIMYCVDDAMHTVSIIRVAYAGRDLDTLI; from the coding sequence ATGGCAGAATATAGGCTTATTGTTACTGTCCCGGCTCTTGAAGATGTCAACGGCATACGCGCTTATATTGCCGGGAAACTGGATAATCCTTCAGCCGCGCAGAAATTTTCGGACAAAGTATTTTCGTCTGCCTCATCACTTGCGCTGTTGCCAAAAAGATACCGTGTCCGCAGAAAAGATCGCAAAGGGCGGGAAATACGCTACATGCCTTCCGATAATTTCATTATTATGTACTGCGTTGATGATGCCATGCATACTGTCAGCATTATACGTGTAGCATATGCCGGGCGTGATCTTGACACCCTGATTTAG
- a CDS encoding flagellar hook-length control protein FliK: MPAGIWSFLQAQINLLMPGGNTDSTQQGLTGQDAGAFDALMTEYTARESAGQEQVTDINPNNTQQAMTLTQGRPSAFSGVRFLADDGTNTQASTEPYTHANTESRSPKADSWRNLFADSRRITDNPARRTAEIIPQNDFDEGVTAVEPEISRNSDMAGNMADNVRFSGNEPPESVRPDFVSHNDGALRQEVTNNEAEGTNIPQKTQPIITDKPQDTQDSQPVDAPNDAPETQRGISHSPKIDETPGNDAPSHEPLQQEDTNIQPSANDTPKSQTVDAHNDAPKSQRIIPESPKFDGTPENDAPIHEPLQQEDTNIQPSRHDTPKSQTVDAHNDAPKAQRVIPESPEAVDTPENDAPIHESSQQEDTDIPLSRQDTPKPQTVDAQNDAPETQRVIPQSPEIDGTPGNDALNHEPLQRENTDIQPSANDTPKPQTVDAQNYAPKSQRIIPQSPEIDGTPGNDAPIHESSQREDTDIPPSKHDTPKSQTVDAHNDAPKSQRVIPQSPKIDETPENDAPIHESSQPEDTDIPPSRQDTPKSQTVDAQNYAPKSQRVIPESPEINRTPENVAPIHESSQQEATDIPPSRQDTPKSQTVDTRNDAPETQRVIPESPEIDGTPENDAPIHESSQREDTDIPPSKHDTPKSQTVGAQNDAPKAQRVIPESPEIDGTPENDAPSHEPLQQEDTDIPPSTRNTQKSQTVDTRNDAPETQRAIPQSPKNDTPIQREIPADDSQPQTVPANDTEDYGIPASDTGRETDSPRPEAPAETPAPVQPRRNDAEPAQPRKVTHERADSREDSEAETPEKTRAEFPGITDAVTVMAGFAQVQPTQNAQPANDIQPAQTDSPSEPRTVRTITETPEHIIITAPEIPVNTKDAPEIISESTPETVTREMPATTAQTVHETVTQSAPKTVPESTESPKISRTPRRKTQAMTHDSQPEITQATETDSQPKISRTQNHSGHEESTESESRQPSQNPGNDSQTDGAISPERVRVSPARASRTAPRNDSQNEPRIDSRKAEVLSDFQSFFDTVTRAKRLSSPRVNTSPLSLRTDTYEANGVQSQGRTLRNGIVNVVRFIRADNVRKANIIVDPPALGRISVELTSTTSGVEASVKVASEQIRQIVQEQFTQLRDNLAQQGVQVSEFTVDVQQDSSRQGQDSGGQNQRDYYSYTPSDNDDDTENFRADLEEGLLYWIA, translated from the coding sequence ATGCCGGCAGGAATATGGTCATTTCTTCAGGCGCAAATAAATCTGCTCATGCCGGGAGGCAATACAGACAGCACACAGCAGGGACTCACAGGCCAGGACGCAGGAGCATTTGACGCGCTCATGACGGAATATACAGCCCGTGAAAGCGCAGGGCAGGAGCAAGTTACAGACATCAATCCCAACAACACACAGCAGGCTATGACATTAACGCAGGGCAGGCCGTCAGCGTTCAGCGGTGTGAGATTTCTTGCTGACGACGGAACAAACACGCAGGCCAGTACAGAGCCGTACACACATGCGAATACGGAATCACGTTCGCCAAAGGCTGACTCATGGCGGAATCTTTTTGCTGACAGCAGGCGAATAACGGACAATCCCGCAAGGAGGACAGCGGAAATTATCCCGCAGAATGATTTTGACGAGGGAGTTACCGCTGTTGAGCCGGAGATTTCGCGCAATTCTGACATGGCCGGGAATATGGCGGATAACGTGAGATTTTCCGGGAATGAGCCGCCCGAATCAGTGAGGCCGGATTTTGTCTCGCATAATGACGGGGCTTTACGGCAGGAAGTTACGAATAATGAGGCAGAAGGGACTAATATTCCGCAGAAAACGCAGCCAATCATCACGGATAAGCCGCAAGACACGCAGGACTCACAGCCTGTTGACGCTCCTAATGACGCGCCCGAAACTCAGCGGGGAATTTCTCACTCGCCGAAAATTGATGAGACTCCAGGAAATGACGCGCCGAGTCATGAGCCGTTACAGCAGGAAGATACCAATATTCAGCCGTCAGCAAATGACACGCCGAAATCGCAGACTGTTGACGCACACAATGACGCGCCGAAATCACAGCGGATAATTCCTGAGTCGCCGAAATTTGACGGGACTCCCGAAAATGACGCGCCTATTCATGAGCCGTTACAGCAAGAAGATACCAATATTCAGCCGTCAAGGCATGACACGCCGAAATCGCAGACTGTTGACGCACACAATGACGCACCGAAAGCACAGCGGGTAATTCCTGAGTCGCCGGAAGCTGTTGACACTCCCGAAAATGACGCGCCTATTCACGAGTCATCACAGCAGGAAGATACCGACATTCCGCTGTCAAGACAGGACACGCCAAAACCGCAGACTGTTGACGCACAGAATGACGCGCCCGAAACACAGCGGGTAATTCCTCAGTCGCCAGAAATTGACGGGACTCCCGGAAATGACGCACTCAATCATGAGCCGTTACAGCGGGAAAATACCGACATTCAGCCGTCAGCAAATGACACGCCGAAACCGCAGACTGTTGACGCACAGAATTACGCGCCGAAATCACAGCGGATAATTCCTCAGTCGCCGGAAATTGACGGGACTCCCGGAAATGACGCGCCCATTCATGAGTCATCACAGCGGGAAGATACCGACATTCCACCGTCAAAACACGACACGCCGAAATCGCAGACTGTTGACGCACACAATGACGCGCCAAAATCACAGCGGGTAATTCCTCAGTCGCCCAAAATTGACGAGACTCCCGAAAATGACGCGCCTATTCACGAGTCATCACAGCCGGAAGATACAGACATTCCGCCGTCAAGACAGGACACGCCGAAATCGCAGACTGTTGACGCACAGAATTACGCGCCGAAATCACAGCGGGTAATTCCTGAGTCGCCAGAAATTAACAGGACTCCCGAAAATGTCGCTCCTATTCATGAGTCATCACAGCAGGAGGCTACAGACATTCCGCCGTCAAGACAGGACACGCCGAAATCGCAGACTGTTGACACTCGCAATGACGCTCCCGAAACACAGCGGGTAATTCCTGAGTCGCCGGAAATTGACGGGACTCCCGAAAATGACGCGCCCATTCATGAGTCATCACAGCGGGAAGATACCGACATTCCACCGTCAAAACACGACACGCCGAAATCGCAGACTGTTGGCGCACAGAATGACGCACCAAAAGCACAGCGGGTAATTCCTGAGTCGCCAGAAATTGACGGGACTCCCGAAAATGACGCGCCGAGTCATGAGCCGTTACAGCAGGAAGATACCGACATTCCGCCGTCAACACGTAACACGCAGAAATCACAAACTGTTGACACTCGCAATGACGCTCCCGAAACACAGCGGGCAATTCCTCAGTCGCCCAAAAATGACACGCCCATACAGCGCGAAATTCCCGCAGATGACTCACAGCCTCAGACAGTCCCCGCAAATGATACGGAGGATTACGGGATTCCGGCTTCTGACACTGGCAGGGAGACCGACAGCCCACGCCCTGAAGCCCCCGCCGAGACTCCCGCCCCCGTTCAGCCCCGCAGGAATGACGCAGAGCCAGCACAGCCCCGCAAAGTTACGCACGAACGCGCCGACTCCCGCGAGGATTCCGAGGCCGAGACTCCCGAAAAGACACGCGCAGAGTTCCCCGGAATTACGGACGCTGTTACAGTCATGGCCGGATTCGCTCAGGTTCAGCCGACTCAAAACGCACAGCCCGCAAATGACATTCAGCCCGCGCAGACCGATTCACCGTCAGAGCCTCGCACCGTCCGCACAATCACGGAGACTCCCGAACATATAATCATCACCGCGCCGGAAATCCCCGTAAACACTAAGGACGCTCCCGAAATCATTTCCGAGTCCACACCCGAAACCGTAACACGCGAAATGCCCGCGACTACAGCGCAGACTGTTCACGAAACCGTAACACAGTCAGCACCCAAAACAGTCCCCGAAAGCACTGAGTCCCCGAAAATCTCCCGGACACCTCGCAGAAAGACTCAGGCCATGACGCACGACTCACAGCCCGAAATTACGCAGGCCACCGAGACAGACTCACAGCCGAAAATTTCACGCACTCAGAATCATTCCGGCCATGAGGAAAGCACAGAGTCAGAATCCCGCCAGCCATCGCAGAATCCCGGCAATGACTCACAGACTGACGGCGCAATTTCACCCGAAAGAGTCCGCGTATCACCCGCAAGAGCTTCACGCACAGCACCGCGCAATGATTCGCAGAATGAGCCGCGAATTGACTCACGAAAGGCAGAAGTCCTCAGCGATTTTCAGTCGTTCTTTGACACCGTAACACGCGCAAAACGTTTATCATCTCCACGCGTGAATACCAGCCCGCTTAGTCTCAGGACTGACACATACGAGGCTAACGGCGTTCAGTCTCAGGGAAGGACTCTCCGCAATGGCATCGTAAACGTCGTGAGATTCATACGCGCAGACAACGTGAGGAAGGCAAATATCATCGTTGACCCGCCCGCGCTCGGACGGATTTCCGTTGAGCTTACATCTACAACTTCAGGCGTTGAAGCGTCCGTTAAAGTAGCAAGTGAGCAAATCCGACAAATAGTGCAGGAACAATTCACACAGTTAAGGGACAATTTAGCCCAGCAGGGTGTTCAGGTGTCAGAGTTTACGGTTGACGTTCAGCAGGACAGCAGCCGGCAGGGTCAGGACTCAGGCGGTCAGAACCAGAGGGATTATTACAGTTACACCCCGTCAGATAATGACGATGACACAGAAAATTTCAGGGCTGACCTTGAAGAAGGACTGCTATACTGGATAGCATGA